In a genomic window of Nodosilinea sp. E11:
- a CDS encoding glycosyltransferase family 4 protein, with protein sequence MLRLAIITSHPIQYYAPWFQHLSATTDLTLRVFYLWDFGITQQADRQFNQAIQWDIPLLEGYDHEFVSNTSQRPGTSHFWGLQNPTLMAQVQSFQPDAVLLMNYNYASLYRFLWSWRDTPLLFRGDSHRLVPEVGVKAALKRQWITQLYQRFDACLYVGQANREYFRYHGVADERLFFSPHAIDNHRFMAQAPAADREAAEWKRDLGIPADHQVILFAGKLIPKKRPLDLLQAFLRADLPKVSLLFVGSGSLEEAVRQQAQASGHAHIYFAPFQNQSQMPRTYAAGDVLVLPSYGSGETWGLAINEAMCLGTPVIVSDQVGCAADLVKPGETGLVFPAGDVDALTNCLKQAFSDSSQPLQRWGKAGQHHIQHYSYGAAASGLWRALAAQNNGWQRELQQLISVY encoded by the coding sequence ATGCTGCGCCTCGCCATTATTACGTCCCATCCCATTCAGTACTACGCTCCTTGGTTTCAACATTTAAGCGCTACCACTGATCTAACCTTGCGGGTGTTTTATCTGTGGGATTTTGGCATTACCCAGCAGGCTGATCGTCAGTTTAATCAGGCGATTCAGTGGGATATTCCTTTGCTGGAGGGGTACGACCATGAGTTTGTGTCCAACACCAGCCAACGACCGGGCACCAGCCATTTTTGGGGTTTGCAAAATCCGACGTTGATGGCCCAGGTGCAATCATTTCAACCCGATGCGGTGTTGTTGATGAACTACAACTACGCCAGCCTCTACCGATTTTTGTGGAGCTGGCGCGATACCCCATTGCTGTTTCGGGGAGATTCCCATCGGTTGGTACCAGAAGTAGGGGTGAAAGCGGCCCTCAAACGCCAGTGGATTACGCAGCTCTATCAGCGCTTTGATGCCTGCTTGTATGTGGGTCAGGCCAACCGCGAGTATTTTCGCTATCACGGGGTGGCCGATGAGCGATTGTTTTTCTCACCCCATGCGATCGACAACCATCGGTTTATGGCTCAGGCCCCCGCTGCCGATCGCGAGGCCGCTGAGTGGAAACGAGATCTCGGTATCCCGGCAGATCATCAGGTGATTTTATTCGCCGGAAAACTGATTCCTAAAAAGCGACCGCTTGACCTGCTGCAAGCCTTTTTACGGGCCGATTTACCCAAGGTTTCGCTATTGTTTGTCGGCTCTGGCAGTTTAGAAGAGGCCGTTAGACAGCAGGCCCAGGCCTCGGGCCATGCCCACATCTATTTTGCCCCATTTCAGAACCAGAGTCAGATGCCTCGCACCTACGCCGCTGGCGATGTGCTGGTATTGCCGAGCTATGGTTCGGGTGAAACCTGGGGCTTGGCGATTAACGAAGCGATGTGCCTTGGCACGCCGGTAATCGTTAGCGATCAGGTGGGCTGTGCCGCTGACTTGGTTAAACCCGGCGAAACGGGACTGGTCTTTCCTGCGGGCGATGTCGATGCGCTAACGAACTGCCTGAAGCAAGCCTTTAGTGACTCTTCCCAACCACTACAACGCTGGGGAAAGGCCGGCCAACACCATATTCAGCACTACAGCTATGGCGCGGCTGCCAGCGGGTTGTGGAGGGCTTTGGCGGCTCAAAATAACGGTTGGCAACGTGAATTGCAACAGCTAATTTCTGTTTACTAA
- a CDS encoding glycosyltransferase — protein sequence MNILLTADPELPVPPTLYGGIERIIDLLIEGLRQRGHRVGLVAHRDSTCAVDAFYPWPGLSSASASDTLRNTAALWQAAQQFQPDVLHSFSRLQYLLPLLPTALPKVMSYQRQPTERTVRWAAKLAGRSLTFTGCSEHICRQGRAAGGQWHPIHNCVQLEKFTFQPRVAEDAPLVFLSRLDPIKGAHNAIAAAQHTNRRLLIAGNQVESPEGRAYWESQIAPHLGKDGIEYVGPVDDRQKNELLGQAAAMVVPIEWDEPFGIVFAEALACGTPVISTPRGSLPEIVRPGVDGFLVNPVDEVVVAIQQLPAINRRHCRQRVESHFSAEAVVSQYEKLYQVQCRAGATAIPLSANAIANTRPPSWE from the coding sequence ATGAACATCCTCCTAACCGCCGACCCCGAACTCCCCGTACCGCCGACTCTCTACGGCGGCATCGAACGCATCATCGACCTGCTAATCGAGGGCCTGCGTCAGCGGGGCCATCGGGTTGGCTTAGTGGCCCATCGTGACTCTACCTGTGCGGTAGATGCCTTCTACCCCTGGCCAGGGCTGAGTTCAGCTTCGGCCTCAGACACGCTGCGCAACACTGCGGCCCTGTGGCAGGCGGCGCAGCAGTTTCAGCCCGATGTGCTGCACAGCTTTTCGCGGTTGCAGTACCTGCTGCCGCTGCTACCCACGGCGCTGCCAAAGGTGATGTCGTACCAGCGCCAGCCCACGGAGCGCACGGTGCGCTGGGCGGCTAAGCTGGCAGGCCGCAGCCTTACCTTTACCGGCTGTAGCGAGCATATCTGTCGTCAGGGACGGGCCGCCGGGGGACAGTGGCACCCCATCCACAACTGTGTGCAGCTAGAGAAGTTCACCTTTCAGCCCCGGGTGGCCGAGGATGCGCCGCTGGTGTTTCTCAGTCGTCTGGATCCAATTAAGGGGGCTCACAATGCGATCGCGGCGGCCCAGCACACCAACCGCCGCCTGCTGATTGCGGGCAACCAGGTCGAGTCGCCCGAAGGGAGGGCCTACTGGGAAAGCCAAATTGCCCCCCACCTGGGCAAAGACGGCATCGAGTACGTTGGCCCGGTGGATGACCGCCAAAAAAATGAGCTGCTGGGTCAGGCGGCAGCTATGGTGGTGCCCATCGAGTGGGATGAGCCGTTTGGGATTGTGTTTGCCGAAGCCCTGGCCTGTGGCACGCCGGTTATTTCCACACCCCGAGGATCATTGCCCGAGATTGTGCGGCCTGGGGTCGATGGCTTTCTGGTCAATCCGGTTGATGAGGTGGTGGTGGCAATTCAGCAATTGCCTGCGATCAATCGCCGCCACTGCCGCCAGCGGGTCGAAAGCCATTTTTCCGCCGAGGCAGTTGTGAGCCAGTACGAGAAGCTTTACCAGGTGCAGTGTCGCGCGGGGGCGACGGCGATACCTCTCTCCGCAAACGCGATCGCAAACACCCGGCCTCCAAGCTGGGAATAA
- a CDS encoding glycosyltransferase gives MPAVSPRPTPQRTVAVAAVAPPTRRRVLMVSPHFPPVNAPDHQRLRTALPYLEELGWEAEILTVNPEEVAHPQDDWLRRSLPLALPIHQAEALPRSLTRLVGLGHVGWRCLPYLARLGDRLLAEQSFDLVFFSTTLFPVMILGPYWQRRFGVPFAVDFQDPWRVEAAPAGQHRPGGRLKYALDKALAAFWEPRVMERVSQVVAVSAAYTQTLQARYPWLGPEQLTVLPFGAPEADFAQLPHWPIQQTHFDPSDGRHHWVYVGRGGPDMAVAVRGLLLGLREVRSQHPDLADRVHLHFIGTSYAPAGRAIETIAPIATACGVADLVTEHPQRVPYFEAQKLLTDSDAVLLIGSSDPKYTASKLYPAVLAKKPILAVFHAASSVVDILHQTQAGTVVTFDAHTTPEQLARQLTAPLQTLLAQPQNTPPATDWEAFSPYTARAMTQTLCQVFDRCVQPLKQ, from the coding sequence ATGCCTGCTGTCTCCCCCCGGCCCACTCCCCAGCGAACGGTTGCTGTAGCAGCCGTTGCTCCTCCTACTCGGCGGCGTGTGCTGATGGTCAGCCCCCACTTTCCGCCGGTCAATGCGCCCGACCATCAGCGCCTGCGCACGGCCCTTCCCTACCTGGAGGAATTGGGATGGGAGGCCGAGATTCTCACCGTCAACCCCGAGGAAGTGGCGCACCCCCAGGATGACTGGCTGCGGCGATCGCTCCCTCTGGCGCTGCCCATTCACCAGGCTGAGGCGCTGCCCCGATCGCTGACCCGGCTGGTGGGCCTGGGCCATGTGGGCTGGCGGTGTCTGCCTTACCTGGCCCGACTGGGCGATCGCCTCCTAGCCGAGCAGTCCTTCGACCTGGTCTTTTTCTCCACCACCCTCTTTCCGGTGATGATTCTTGGCCCCTACTGGCAGCGGCGGTTTGGCGTTCCCTTCGCGGTCGATTTTCAAGATCCCTGGCGGGTGGAGGCTGCCCCGGCTGGACAGCATCGCCCTGGCGGCAGGCTCAAGTATGCTCTCGACAAAGCCCTGGCTGCCTTCTGGGAACCCAGGGTAATGGAGCGGGTAAGCCAGGTGGTGGCTGTGTCGGCGGCCTATACGCAGACCTTGCAGGCTCGTTACCCCTGGCTGGGGCCTGAGCAGCTCACGGTGCTGCCCTTTGGGGCACCGGAGGCCGACTTTGCCCAGCTGCCCCACTGGCCCATTCAGCAAACCCATTTTGACCCCAGCGATGGCCGCCACCACTGGGTCTACGTGGGCCGAGGCGGGCCAGATATGGCGGTGGCGGTGCGAGGGTTGCTGCTGGGGTTACGGGAGGTGCGATCGCAGCATCCCGACCTGGCCGACCGAGTCCACCTGCACTTTATTGGCACTAGCTACGCCCCCGCCGGACGAGCGATCGAAACCATTGCCCCCATTGCCACCGCCTGCGGGGTTGCCGACTTGGTGACCGAACACCCCCAGCGGGTGCCCTACTTCGAGGCGCAAAAACTGCTGACCGACAGCGACGCCGTGCTACTAATCGGCTCCAGTGACCCCAAATACACGGCCTCTAAACTGTACCCGGCAGTGCTGGCGAAAAAGCCGATCCTCGCGGTCTTCCACGCCGCCAGCTCCGTCGTCGATATTTTGCACCAGACCCAGGCGGGCACCGTCGTCACCTTCGACGCCCATACGACCCCAGAGCAGCTCGCCCGCCAGCTCACCGCCCCGCTGCAAACCCTGCTGGCCCAGCCCCAAAACACCCCACCCGCCACCGATTGGGAGGCATTCTCCCCCTACACCGCCCGCGCCATGACCCAAACGCTCTGCCAGGTGTTCGATCGCTGTGTCCAACCGCTCAAGCAATAA